A single Dunckerocampus dactyliophorus isolate RoL2022-P2 chromosome 2, RoL_Ddac_1.1, whole genome shotgun sequence DNA region contains:
- the hsd17b7 gene encoding 3-keto-steroid reductase isoform X4: MDKVVIVTGANSGIGLALCERLLTEDAQLRLCLACRNMQRAEAARSALLTSHSEARVDLVHLDVGSVQSVLTAAQELKARYKRIDFLYLNAGIMPNPQVDVKAFFKGLFSRNIINMFATAQGILSQQDRLNPDGLQEVFATNLFGHFLLIRELEPLLCQGDHTSSVVWTSSSNARRTAFSIEDIQHRNGAEPYSSSKYASDMLSVALNRHKNSQGLFSSVICPGLVMTNLTYGILPSFLWTLIMPVMWLIRIFTNTFTLTPYNGAGSLHWLFLQTPESLDPRAKYHSLTSGLGTNYTEPRPMDIDDSMCEALYEKLLHLEKEVRRRLADRHSYPQPN; the protein is encoded by the exons ATGGATAAAGTTGTCATTGTAACCGGCGCGAACAG CGGCATCGGTCTAGCCTTGTGTGAAAGGCTTCTCACTGAGGATGCCCAGCTTCGTCTGTGTCTGGCATGCAGAAACATGCAAAGGGCCGAGGCTGCCCGGTCCGCCCTCTTGACGTCTCACTCCGAGGCCCGTGTGGATTTAGTGCACCTGGATGTGGGTTCTGTGCAGTCTGTGCTCACTGCTGCCCAAGAGCTGAAGGCCAG GTACAAGAGAATTGACTTTTTGTATCTTAATGCAGGAATTATGCCCAATCCACAAGTGGATGTAAAAGCTTTTTTCAAGGGTTTATTCTCCAG GAACATCATCAACATGTTTGCAACAGCACAGGGTATCTTAAGCCAGCAGGACCGCCTCAACCCTGACGGTCTGCAGGAAGTGTTTGCTACCAACCTGTTTGGTCATTTTCTCCTG ATTAGAGAGCTAGAGCCTCTGCTGTGTCAGGGGGATCACACCTCAAGTGTCGTGTGGACCTCCTCAAGTAACGCCCGCCGGACCGCCTTCAGCATCGAAGACATCCAACACAGAAATGGGGCGGAGCCCTACAGCTCTTCCAAGTATGCTTCTGACATGCTCAGTGTGGCCCTCAACAGACACAAGAACAGCCAG gGGCTTTTCTCCTCTGTGATATGTCCAGGGCTGGTGATGACCAATCTAACTTACGGCATCCTCCCCTCCTTCTTGTGGACTCTCATCATGCCAGTTATGTGGCTG ATCAGGATCTTCACCAATACGTTCACTCTCACACCGTACAACGGAGCAGGCTCTCTG CACTGGCTGTTCCTTCAAACACCCGAGTCCCTGGATCCAAGGGCAAAGTATCACAGTTTAACATCAGGACTCGGGACAAACTACACAGAACCACGACCA ATGGACATTGACGACAGCATGTGCGAAGCGCTTTATGAAAAGCTTCTTCACCTGGAGAAAGAAGTCAGGAGAAGACTTGCCGACAGGCATTCTTATCCGCAACCTAACTAA
- the hsd17b7 gene encoding 3-keto-steroid reductase isoform X3 → MTGLLMIGVNSLFVVSICHVASFFSGIGLALCERLLTEDAQLRLCLACRNMQRAEAARSALLTSHSEARVDLVHLDVGSVQSVLTAAQELKARYKRIDFLYLNAGIMPNPQVDVKAFFKGLFSRNIINMFATAQGILSQQDRLNPDGLQEVFATNLFGHFLLIRELEPLLCQGDHTSSVVWTSSSNARRTAFSIEDIQHRNGAEPYSSSKYASDMLSVALNRHKNSQGLFSSVICPGLVMTNLTYGILPSFLWTLIMPVMWLIRIFTNTFTLTPYNGAGSLHWLFLQTPESLDPRAKYHSLTSGLGTNYTEPRPMDIDDSMCEALYEKLLHLEKEVRRRLADRHSYPQPN, encoded by the exons ATGACAGGATTGCTTATGATTGGGGTAAACTCCTTGTTTGTGGTTTCTATCTGCCATGTGGCTTCTTTTTTTAGCGGCATCGGTCTAGCCTTGTGTGAAAGGCTTCTCACTGAGGATGCCCAGCTTCGTCTGTGTCTGGCATGCAGAAACATGCAAAGGGCCGAGGCTGCCCGGTCCGCCCTCTTGACGTCTCACTCCGAGGCCCGTGTGGATTTAGTGCACCTGGATGTGGGTTCTGTGCAGTCTGTGCTCACTGCTGCCCAAGAGCTGAAGGCCAG GTACAAGAGAATTGACTTTTTGTATCTTAATGCAGGAATTATGCCCAATCCACAAGTGGATGTAAAAGCTTTTTTCAAGGGTTTATTCTCCAG GAACATCATCAACATGTTTGCAACAGCACAGGGTATCTTAAGCCAGCAGGACCGCCTCAACCCTGACGGTCTGCAGGAAGTGTTTGCTACCAACCTGTTTGGTCATTTTCTCCTG ATTAGAGAGCTAGAGCCTCTGCTGTGTCAGGGGGATCACACCTCAAGTGTCGTGTGGACCTCCTCAAGTAACGCCCGCCGGACCGCCTTCAGCATCGAAGACATCCAACACAGAAATGGGGCGGAGCCCTACAGCTCTTCCAAGTATGCTTCTGACATGCTCAGTGTGGCCCTCAACAGACACAAGAACAGCCAG gGGCTTTTCTCCTCTGTGATATGTCCAGGGCTGGTGATGACCAATCTAACTTACGGCATCCTCCCCTCCTTCTTGTGGACTCTCATCATGCCAGTTATGTGGCTG ATCAGGATCTTCACCAATACGTTCACTCTCACACCGTACAACGGAGCAGGCTCTCTG CACTGGCTGTTCCTTCAAACACCCGAGTCCCTGGATCCAAGGGCAAAGTATCACAGTTTAACATCAGGACTCGGGACAAACTACACAGAACCACGACCA ATGGACATTGACGACAGCATGTGCGAAGCGCTTTATGAAAAGCTTCTTCACCTGGAGAAAGAAGTCAGGAGAAGACTTGCCGACAGGCATTCTTATCCGCAACCTAACTAA
- the hsd17b7 gene encoding 3-keto-steroid reductase isoform X5 translates to MPNPQVDVKAFFKGLFSRNIINMFATAQGILSQQDRLNPDGLQEVFATNLFGHFLLIRELEPLLCQGDHTSSVVWTSSSNARRTAFSIEDIQHRNGAEPYSSSKYASDMLSVALNRHKNSQGLFSSVICPGLVMTNLTYGILPSFLWTLIMPVMWLDLDAVINRTMKPSVYQKILKENVQPSVCGLKLKPTWLLQQDNDPKHTSKSTSEWLKKNKMKTLEWPSQSPDLNPIGMLWHDLKKALHAGKPSNVAELLQFCKDEWVWNRLTAIKEGMLYYRNKTWI, encoded by the exons ATGCCCAATCCACAAGTGGATGTAAAAGCTTTTTTCAAGGGTTTATTCTCCAG GAACATCATCAACATGTTTGCAACAGCACAGGGTATCTTAAGCCAGCAGGACCGCCTCAACCCTGACGGTCTGCAGGAAGTGTTTGCTACCAACCTGTTTGGTCATTTTCTCCTG ATTAGAGAGCTAGAGCCTCTGCTGTGTCAGGGGGATCACACCTCAAGTGTCGTGTGGACCTCCTCAAGTAACGCCCGCCGGACCGCCTTCAGCATCGAAGACATCCAACACAGAAATGGGGCGGAGCCCTACAGCTCTTCCAAGTATGCTTCTGACATGCTCAGTGTGGCCCTCAACAGACACAAGAACAGCCAG gGGCTTTTCTCCTCTGTGATATGTCCAGGGCTGGTGATGACCAATCTAACTTACGGCATCCTCCCCTCCTTCTTGTGGACTCTCATCATGCCAGTTATGTGGCTG gacctggatgctgtgataaatagaaccatgaaaCCTTCtgtttaccaaaaaatcctgaaggagaacgtgcagccatctgtttgtggccttaaactgaaaccaacttggcttctgcagcaggacaatgatccaaaacacaccagcaagtccacctctgaatggctgaagaaaaacaaaatgaagactttagagtggcctagtcaaagtcctgacctgaatcctattgggatgctgtggcatgaccttaaaaaggcacttcatgctggaaaaccctccaatgtggctgaattactacaattctgcaaagatgagtgggtctggaaccgattaactgcaataaaagagGGAATGCTGTACTATAGAAATAAAACTTGGATATAA
- the hsd17b7 gene encoding 3-keto-steroid reductase isoform X2 gives MDKVVIVTGANSGIGLALCERLLTEDAQLRLCLACRNMQRAEAARSALLTSHSEARVDLVHLDVGSVQSVLTAAQELKARYKRIDFLYLNAGIMPNPQVDVKAFFKGLFSRNIINMFATAQGILSQQDRLNPDGLQEVFATNLFGHFLLIRELEPLLCQGDHTSSVVWTSSSNARRTAFSIEDIQHRNGAEPYSSSKYASDMLSVALNRHKNSQGLFSSVICPGLVMTNLTYGILPSFLWTLIMPVMWLDLDAVINRTMKPSVYQKILKENVQPSVCGLKLKPTWLLQQDNDPKHTSKSTSEWLKKNKMKTLEWPSQSPDLNPIGMLWHDLKKALHAGKPSNVAELLQFCKDEWVWNRLTAIKEGMLYYRNKTWI, from the exons ATGGATAAAGTTGTCATTGTAACCGGCGCGAACAG CGGCATCGGTCTAGCCTTGTGTGAAAGGCTTCTCACTGAGGATGCCCAGCTTCGTCTGTGTCTGGCATGCAGAAACATGCAAAGGGCCGAGGCTGCCCGGTCCGCCCTCTTGACGTCTCACTCCGAGGCCCGTGTGGATTTAGTGCACCTGGATGTGGGTTCTGTGCAGTCTGTGCTCACTGCTGCCCAAGAGCTGAAGGCCAG GTACAAGAGAATTGACTTTTTGTATCTTAATGCAGGAATTATGCCCAATCCACAAGTGGATGTAAAAGCTTTTTTCAAGGGTTTATTCTCCAG GAACATCATCAACATGTTTGCAACAGCACAGGGTATCTTAAGCCAGCAGGACCGCCTCAACCCTGACGGTCTGCAGGAAGTGTTTGCTACCAACCTGTTTGGTCATTTTCTCCTG ATTAGAGAGCTAGAGCCTCTGCTGTGTCAGGGGGATCACACCTCAAGTGTCGTGTGGACCTCCTCAAGTAACGCCCGCCGGACCGCCTTCAGCATCGAAGACATCCAACACAGAAATGGGGCGGAGCCCTACAGCTCTTCCAAGTATGCTTCTGACATGCTCAGTGTGGCCCTCAACAGACACAAGAACAGCCAG gGGCTTTTCTCCTCTGTGATATGTCCAGGGCTGGTGATGACCAATCTAACTTACGGCATCCTCCCCTCCTTCTTGTGGACTCTCATCATGCCAGTTATGTGGCTG gacctggatgctgtgataaatagaaccatgaaaCCTTCtgtttaccaaaaaatcctgaaggagaacgtgcagccatctgtttgtggccttaaactgaaaccaacttggcttctgcagcaggacaatgatccaaaacacaccagcaagtccacctctgaatggctgaagaaaaacaaaatgaagactttagagtggcctagtcaaagtcctgacctgaatcctattgggatgctgtggcatgaccttaaaaaggcacttcatgctggaaaaccctccaatgtggctgaattactacaattctgcaaagatgagtgggtctggaaccgattaactgcaataaaagagGGAATGCTGTACTATAGAAATAAAACTTGGATATAA
- the hsd17b7 gene encoding 3-keto-steroid reductase isoform X1, whose amino-acid sequence MTGLLMIGVNSLFVVSICHVASFFSGIGLALCERLLTEDAQLRLCLACRNMQRAEAARSALLTSHSEARVDLVHLDVGSVQSVLTAAQELKARYKRIDFLYLNAGIMPNPQVDVKAFFKGLFSRNIINMFATAQGILSQQDRLNPDGLQEVFATNLFGHFLLIRELEPLLCQGDHTSSVVWTSSSNARRTAFSIEDIQHRNGAEPYSSSKYASDMLSVALNRHKNSQGLFSSVICPGLVMTNLTYGILPSFLWTLIMPVMWLDLDAVINRTMKPSVYQKILKENVQPSVCGLKLKPTWLLQQDNDPKHTSKSTSEWLKKNKMKTLEWPSQSPDLNPIGMLWHDLKKALHAGKPSNVAELLQFCKDEWVWNRLTAIKEGMLYYRNKTWI is encoded by the exons ATGACAGGATTGCTTATGATTGGGGTAAACTCCTTGTTTGTGGTTTCTATCTGCCATGTGGCTTCTTTTTTTAGCGGCATCGGTCTAGCCTTGTGTGAAAGGCTTCTCACTGAGGATGCCCAGCTTCGTCTGTGTCTGGCATGCAGAAACATGCAAAGGGCCGAGGCTGCCCGGTCCGCCCTCTTGACGTCTCACTCCGAGGCCCGTGTGGATTTAGTGCACCTGGATGTGGGTTCTGTGCAGTCTGTGCTCACTGCTGCCCAAGAGCTGAAGGCCAG GTACAAGAGAATTGACTTTTTGTATCTTAATGCAGGAATTATGCCCAATCCACAAGTGGATGTAAAAGCTTTTTTCAAGGGTTTATTCTCCAG GAACATCATCAACATGTTTGCAACAGCACAGGGTATCTTAAGCCAGCAGGACCGCCTCAACCCTGACGGTCTGCAGGAAGTGTTTGCTACCAACCTGTTTGGTCATTTTCTCCTG ATTAGAGAGCTAGAGCCTCTGCTGTGTCAGGGGGATCACACCTCAAGTGTCGTGTGGACCTCCTCAAGTAACGCCCGCCGGACCGCCTTCAGCATCGAAGACATCCAACACAGAAATGGGGCGGAGCCCTACAGCTCTTCCAAGTATGCTTCTGACATGCTCAGTGTGGCCCTCAACAGACACAAGAACAGCCAG gGGCTTTTCTCCTCTGTGATATGTCCAGGGCTGGTGATGACCAATCTAACTTACGGCATCCTCCCCTCCTTCTTGTGGACTCTCATCATGCCAGTTATGTGGCTG gacctggatgctgtgataaatagaaccatgaaaCCTTCtgtttaccaaaaaatcctgaaggagaacgtgcagccatctgtttgtggccttaaactgaaaccaacttggcttctgcagcaggacaatgatccaaaacacaccagcaagtccacctctgaatggctgaagaaaaacaaaatgaagactttagagtggcctagtcaaagtcctgacctgaatcctattgggatgctgtggcatgaccttaaaaaggcacttcatgctggaaaaccctccaatgtggctgaattactacaattctgcaaagatgagtgggtctggaaccgattaactgcaataaaagagGGAATGCTGTACTATAGAAATAAAACTTGGATATAA